CAGTTAGGTTTTGATGCGGTTGCTAAGCAAAAGTACCCTTGGGTGGAGCACATCAATCATGTGCACACGCCGGGTAACTCTTCGGGCATTGTAGACGGTGCAGCGGCGGTATTGATTGGCAGTGAACAGATGGGCAATCGCTACGGTTTGAATCCACGTGCGCGAATTGTATCTACCGCGGTGGTTGGTACAGACCCTACAATTATGTTAACTGGCCCTGCTCCTGCTGCCCGCAAAGCGCTGGGTTTGGCTGGTTTGAGTGTCGCCGATATTGATTTGTTTGAGGTAAATGAAGCCTTTGCCTCCGTAGTGATGCGTTTCCAAACAGAGTTGCAAATTGATCCGGATAAAATCAATGTAAATGGCGGAGCTATTGCGATGGGGCACCCACTTGGCGCCACCGGAGCGATGATACTTGGGACCTTGTTGGATGAACTTGAAGTGCGTGATTTGCGCTATGGTCTGGCTACGCTGTGCGTGGGCGGGGGCATGGGTATTGCCACTATTATTGAACGTGTATAGGAGGTCGACATGCAGGTAATTCAGTATCAAAAAGATCAAAAAAATATTGTGCATCTGATATTTGACAGGCCAGAGTGCTCCGCCAATTTGATGGATGCGCGTTTCGCTGATGACTTTGCCCAGGCAATCACTACCTTGCTCAAGGATGAATATGCAGGGGTTATCCTGCGTTCTGCTAAATCAACATTTTTCTCCGGCGGTGATCTCACCATGCTCTCGCAAGTAAGCGAGGAAAACGCTGGTGAACTATTTCACATGTTGGAGAAAATCAAGGCATCCATGCGTGCCTTGGAAACTTGTGGCAAGCCTGTCGTAGCCTGTATCAATGGGGCTGCCCTAGGCGGGGGATGGGAATTGGCGCTAGGATGTCATCATAGGATTGCGTTAGAGCATCCGGCGCTTAAAATGGGCCTGCCTGAGGTTACCTTGGGATTGTTACCCGGGGGGGGAGGAGTGACCCGGATGGTGCGCTTACTTGGCTTGGAAGGTGCTTTACCTTATCTAACAGAAGGTAAACAATTTAATTCTGCAGCTGGTCTGAAAGCGGGATTGATACATGCAGTCGCGCAATCGCAGGAGCAGATGTTGGACATGGCGCAAGACTGGATTTTTTCACATCCGAAAGTGTGCCAGCCTTGGGACGAGAAATCATACAAAATCCCAGGTGGGACGCCCAGTCATCCAAAAGTTGCCCAAACGCTCGCTATCTTACCGGCTATGCTAAGAGCGAAAACCAAAGGTGTTTTGCCCGCCCCCGAGTCCATAGTGTCAGCCATGGTGGAAGGTGCCCAAGTGGATTTTGATACGGCCACACGGATTGAGTCCCGTTACTTCGTCGAGTTGGCCTGTGGACAGGTGGCGAAGAACATGATCAACACCTTTTGGTTCCAGCTCAATCAAATTAAAGCGGGAAGCAGTCGCCCAAGCAATATTGATAAACACAAGGTGCAAAAAGTCGCGGTATTGGGCGCGGGCATGATGGGTGCTGGCATCGCTTTCGCTTGTGCTATAAAAGGGATCCCAGTGATCCTCAAAGACACTGACACCAAAAGAGCAGAGCACGGTAAAGACTACTCGCGCAAATTACTCGATAAGCAATTACGCAGTGGACGCAAAACAGCCGAGCAGATTGAACAGGTATTGGGTCTAATTACCCCTAGTGCCGATGTGGCCGATTTGGCCGACTGTGATCTTGTCATAGAAGCGGTTTTTGAAGACCGAGCCCTTAAAGCGCGGGTTACTCAAGAAGCGGAAGCGGTGTTGGGCAAGGGCGCATTATTTGCCAGTAATACATCCACCTTGCCAATAACTGGACTGGCCAAAGCATCCAGTCGGCCAGCTAATTTTGCCGGTTTACATTTCTTTTCACCAGTAGATAAGATGCCGCTAGTAGAGATTATTTGTGGTCAACAAACCTCAGATGAAAGTCTGGCCAGATGTTTCGATTTTGTACAACAGATTGGCAAAACCCCGATTGTGGTAAATGACAGCCGTGGCTTTTTTACCTCTCGTGTATTTGAAAAATTTGTCGGTGAAGGCATGGCGATGCTGGGCGAAGGTGTCCCGGCAGCCAGCATTGAAAATGCAGCCTATTTAGCCGGTTTTCCAGTTGGACCTCTGGCGGTGACAGATGAAGTGTCGCTCACCCTTATCGATAAAATTAAGCGCCAGAACATTGCGGATTTCAACGCCGAAGGCAAGCAGTATCCAGGCCATCCTTCAGATAAGGTGGTTGATCGTATGTTGGAATTAGAGCGGCCAGGAAAAGTGGCTCA
Above is a window of Aliiglaciecola sp. LCG003 DNA encoding:
- a CDS encoding 3-hydroxyacyl-CoA dehydrogenase NAD-binding domain-containing protein, encoding MQVIQYQKDQKNIVHLIFDRPECSANLMDARFADDFAQAITTLLKDEYAGVILRSAKSTFFSGGDLTMLSQVSEENAGELFHMLEKIKASMRALETCGKPVVACINGAALGGGWELALGCHHRIALEHPALKMGLPEVTLGLLPGGGGVTRMVRLLGLEGALPYLTEGKQFNSAAGLKAGLIHAVAQSQEQMLDMAQDWIFSHPKVCQPWDEKSYKIPGGTPSHPKVAQTLAILPAMLRAKTKGVLPAPESIVSAMVEGAQVDFDTATRIESRYFVELACGQVAKNMINTFWFQLNQIKAGSSRPSNIDKHKVQKVAVLGAGMMGAGIAFACAIKGIPVILKDTDTKRAEHGKDYSRKLLDKQLRSGRKTAEQIEQVLGLITPSADVADLADCDLVIEAVFEDRALKARVTQEAEAVLGKGALFASNTSTLPITGLAKASSRPANFAGLHFFSPVDKMPLVEIICGQQTSDESLARCFDFVQQIGKTPIVVNDSRGFFTSRVFEKFVGEGMAMLGEGVPAASIENAAYLAGFPVGPLAVTDEVSLTLIDKIKRQNIADFNAEGKQYPGHPSDKVVDRMLELERPGKVAQAGFYDYPSQGGKHLWTGLSQFTKSDLQVPLQDIKERLLFIMAIETVRCLQEHVLTSSVDANIGSIFGIGYPPWTGGCIQFINQYGIASFIRRAQQFCDTYGERFAPPQLLIDKAQLGESL